A region of the Cannabis sativa cultivar Pink pepper isolate KNU-18-1 chromosome 3, ASM2916894v1, whole genome shotgun sequence genome:
gttatgtattttcaATAACAACATGTAATGCCCTACTACTATGTAAAGGGACTTCAAGTCACATAATGGGGAGGATTCTCTAAACTCTTATACACATATTTTACTTAGAGCACTCTTACTCTCTCATTCTCTTTCATTCTCTCATACTTTTCACACTGTTCTTGATATTCTTATTATTGTAACAATGAAGTGAGTCATAGCTAGACATGACAAGGTTTTAACTTGTAATCTGCACGGTATTATCTCAAGAGTAAATACAACAAAAGGGGAGTAGATTATTACCAATCAAAGGGGTCAAACCACtataaattcttgtgtcttttaCATTAATTATCATTCTGCACATGGCAATCATAAGAAAAATCTAATCCTAGTCAAACTTCGTGTCAGTTGGCTAAATTCACAATCAACAACAAGGAATTGGGTTCTCAGGCTGATCCGGACCTAGTTGGGTTGGTAAAAGGACAAATGGCCCACTTATGGGGTAAATATAGTTGAATATTGACTATTAGACCAGGTAGGAGAGGCCAAATTTAGAGGGTAACTGTTGTCCGTACGAAACTGTACCATTTGATGTTGGCCTCTAGGCACGTGCCATCGTTTGTGAGGCATGGGTGTCAGCATAGTGGGAGCTCGACAAAAAAGGCAATCCCTTTTCTTGTTGTGTTCCTCTTCAAGGCCTGACATAGGGGACATGCCTCTAATTCTTTGGGATTTGGTGTTAGAGGTGTGTCACGTCAGATTGATCCTGCACAGTCGACGCTCCATTACACCCTTCAGACGACTCTTCCAAGATGACCACTAGAGGGCATCCGTCTATATTTCCATGGACACTCtataattttattaactatCATCCTTCCAAATCTATCTGTTTGGCTTTATCCGTGACAGAGTTGTGGTTGAGTACAAATACTAGTATGACTTTGTTAATGGATCGAACCATTAATTTATTTGGGCTTATTGAATGGGCCTGCAAACTGAATTAGAATGCTAAAAAGTATATGTGTCATGTTCCCAAAAACATGGATAACAACTTCTAAAGATTTTTCAAGTCTCATACACTCAGTTTAGTGTCTAAGGATTAGCATATCATCACAAAGTTCTAATCACAACAAGTAATTTCAACAAAGTGTCTCATAAGTGAGCTCGATATAGCAGAGGATTCTTTTGTTTATGCATCCCCATAAGGTAACTATAATTCTTTCCTCACTAAGATCCTCGATTTGTACATGATGATCACTATAAATTTCTTGGTTGTTACTAATCATTAAGTGGGCGTTCATGATATTATTTGGGTGATTTGGAGTTTTTTGAGTTGTTAGAAATGCTTCCAACGTTCAAAAATGCACACAATGATATGTTGAAAAACTAGTAATTGGTTATAAGTTAcgaattttttaagtttttgtcAATTCTTCTCCAAAGTACTCCAAACAACTCCCACTTTATTTTGAACCATTTATACaccatataaatgataaaatcaaGTGTCcaataattaaattttcaataGTTATCATTCATTCACATCCAAACTCAATTAGTAACatcttttataaatttaatagtGATCAAAGAGATGAGAGTTACATATTTATGTGTCATCAAATTGATGAATTTGTAACTCTTATTTTGTGATAATTATGTACACATTTTGTAATTCTATAATGCATGTTACAATTTGAGGAAATTAGTAATTTGtcacattttattatttaatcttAATAATGAATTATATTAAAAGAAATAACATTCTATTCActacttaaattttatttttagcatcttaaatttattataattataatatacaccCAGGAGCGAAGCCACATATACCCCAATACCCCCTCTCAATTTCTAAAGCTTATATATATTTGAGAGATAGATATATAATCATACAAATACACTCACTATTAGAAATCCACTCAAAAAAATTTTATAATCATATATAAAAAGCCCCCAAGTTAAACTAAAATAGAGTTGGCATAATTGTATCataccatatatataatttcatatataattttactatatatattaagCATAGtcttacaattataataaaataataatagtataatatatatttaccaTTCTtattaagttgtattaactacctTAGTTTGAATTCACTTActttaaaaatacatttagttaaTTCTTTCAAATAATATGAGTAGATTtctaaaacaaattaatattagtagaattaatattcttaaaataatatgagtttcttttttttttaaaaaaaaaaatacaagtaaatattaattttatttattaaattaagtcACTGAGTGGTTGAGTGGTGTATTTAGATGTgagataataattatttataaatttataacatCATGTTTGATAAAACAGTTAGCaattatggaaaaaaattaattattttcaatacttaatgattaaaataaaaagttttaaGTAATTACAGTGTATAATCACACTCAATTCTGGGTATGAAAATTGAAGAGTATAACACCATATGACaaacacaaaaaataatataattactttCAATTAGCAAATTCCTCTTGGCTTTCCAAATGAGCCttagaatttgcattttattttcaatttaattacttGATTCATAGTTTCTAgatattgtataaaatatttataaaaataaaatactatgatatttttttcaattgacACGCACTTTCAAAAAACGGTTTTAGTTACTGAAATTTATTTGTTGTATGCACTTACTGATATTGGCCCCCTACAATGTAATCCTGGCTCCGACTCTCTATACACTGCCATATAAACCCAAAATACTcctaaaaaaaatgaagttatAGAGGCATGCCTCTAACTAAAAAATTTGTTATGAATTATATAATTGTTTTATTGAGACTTCAAACTTGTTGTATTattaatttccaaaaaaaaaaaaaaaccttgttGTATGtacctttaaaaaaaattaatattaaagtaATGGCGATAGGTGATAAAGAAAAGTATTAAAATTGCTTAATATGATTTgacaatttttgtaattaaagttTTAATCTACAAACCTTGCTTACATTAACAACCTTAATCAGTCAACAAAgttcattttaattattattattattgaaaaacaGAGTTCATTTTATTTGGacgaagaaataaaaataaagaaaagtatGCAGCAAGTTCTAAACTATAAAAACAAAGTTCattttatttcatatatatatatatatatgtactttcCGAATTTATCCCCATGACCAAACACGTGTGCAATCAAAACAAGCCACGTCAGTAACTGCTGCAAAAGTTTGTGTACCCACACGAGGAAATATCTCAAGACCAGGTGTACAGGTCAAAAGTTCGGGCAAAAGCTAAATTATATTGGTTGCACCAAAAGTTTTGTGCAACTTAgagaattaatattaaaaagagaGAACAAACTTTGAGAAAGTCTGTTAATAAGGttttagaagagaagaaaatctAGAGGCCACAAGAACTTGTGGCTGAGAATCAAACCAAGTAGCTGACGTGGCATCCACCTCTCATTTAAGCGGATCAAAATCATAGACGTCGTTTAATGCCAAGTTCAGAACACTCTCCCTTGCACCTCCAAAAGATACCAACAATTTTCTCGcgccttttcttttcttttcttctgttTGCTTGGCTGCCCGGAAAGTAGAGGGGAATAAAAAATGCTGGAAAGTAAGGACCCGGCTATCACGCTGTTCGGAATGAAGATTCCTTTGCCGTGCGAGAACGAGGCTCCGGCTGTATCCGGTGATGATTTGGCTTCTCAGCCTTCGGAGAGAGAAGTGgacaatgatgatgatgaagaaccAGAGAAGGTACTATTGGAGCtcagtaataattttttttttttatttcttttcttctATTGAAAGTTGTTCGAATGGAAATTTGAAGATGACCCTGTTGTTCGTATGCTGAGAAATTAAAACGGCTCTGTTTcggtttttgaaaaattctcatCGAATTTTGTGACTTCGTTGATCTTCTTAAGTTTGTTTTGATTTCTTTTGGGTTAATTATTGCCGTTTTAAAACAAACATATCCAGCGTGATTTGAGATTAATCAGCTTACTTCTGTTTTGGTTTTGTTTGTGTAAGTGAGGATGAATTTGAATATGCAGAAACAAATAAGAATTTGAAAGAAAATTGAAAAcgaaaaaaactgttttgactTGTTAGATATTTTGCAGTTTTTGTGAATTAAAAAGTGTTATCATCTTTGTTCTTGAATTAAAAAGACCTCTATTGAATTTTGTGTCTAATTTGTAGTAGTTGCTTAGAGTTAtaaagattttttaaaaaaccaataaaaaataaactaatttttctgATCTGCTGGTTAATTGTGCGGAATTTTATTATCAATCATAATTAAGCAACTTTTGGAACTAAATGTTCAAAAAAGCTGTACTCTTTCTGGGTTTTTCTGTTTACGTTTCTTAGAAGTCACTCCAAGTCATCCACTTCCTTAAAAGCCCCTATAACAAGAAGTAGCTTGCTATTgttggattttttttaaataaccctgttcattatttatattttcttagtTCCAGTGGATATTACTCTTTTAACAACTCCGTATCCCGTGAGCTTTAGCCAAAAAAAACCCTTTGTTCTATTTAATACAGTAAGATTAATAGgctttgatcttgtcaaaaactAAAATGAAGAATAATAACATCCATTTAAAACATGACCAAGAATTTATCTTGTGAAGTTGTTTAGTCAAAGCTTATCTTGTCTCCTacgtttttgtttttttttggttattatGTCTTGCATACATGGTTCTTAGTTTACTAATAAATATGCCTCTGTTTTTGCGAAATCTCAGGATTCATCAGCGAGATCAGTGAGTGATGAGGATTCAGAACAAGAAGGTGATCTTTGTCCACAAACTGACTATTCAAGAAATCTGGATTCTATACCAGGGTCATCTAGTGTCAACCCCAAGACGCCGTCCATAAATGAAGAAAGTTCCAAATCAAAACTCCAGATGACAGACAAAGAACATGGTGATGCCACCAATACTAATAACTCCCAAGAGAAAACCTTGAAGAAGCCAGATAAGATTCTTCCATGTCCTCGTTGTAATAGTATGGACACTAAATTCTGCTACTACAACAACTACAATGTCAACCAACCTCGTCATTTCTGTAAAGCTTGCCAAAGATATTGGACTGCCGGTGGCACCATGAGGAATGTCCCTGTGGGAGCAGGGCGTCGCAAGAACAAGAACTCTGCTTCCCATTACCGCCACATAAGCATTTCAGAGGCTCTTCATGCTGCCAGAATCGATGCTTCCTCGAATGGATCACACCACACTGGATTGAAAACCAATGGTAGAGTCCTCAGCTTTGGCATAGATTCCCCCATTTGTGATTCCATGGCTTCTGTTTTGAATCTTGCTGATAAGAAGGTCTTAAGTGGAAACCGAAACGGGTATTATAAAACGGAAGGTAAAGAAAACAACGGTGATGATTGCTCAAGTGTATCTTCTGTAACGATTTCAAATACAACGGATGAAACAGGCAAAAATTGCCCCCAAGAGCCTCAAATGCACAACATCAATGGCCAGAGATTCCCTTCCGTGCCATGCCTTCCTGGTGTTCCATGGCCTTATCCTTGGAATTCAGGAGTCCCTCCACCAGCTTTCTGCCCTCCAGGATTTCCCATGTCGTTTTATCCTGGAGCTTATTGGAACTGTCCTGTCCCTGGCACTTGGAACGTTCCGTGGTTTACACCACAACCTTCTTCTCCAAACCAGAAGTCTCCAAGCCCGGGTTCAGGTTCGAATTCACCTACGTTGGGAAAGCATTCGAGAGATGGAGACACTCTCAATTCAGACAGTTGTGAGAATGAAGAGCCTCCAAAGCAGAAAAATGGTAGTGTTTTGGTTCCAAAAACATTGAGAATTGACGACCCGAGTGAGGCCGCCAAGAGTTCGATATGGGCAACTCTTGGAATAAAGAATGATTCCATCAGTGGAGGAGGGATGTTCAAAGCCTTCCAGTCAAAAACTAATGACAAGAAAGGCATAGCTGAAACCTCTCCCGTACTTCGAGCTAACCCTGCAGCCTTGTCTAGATCCCTCAACTTTCATGAGAATTCCTAAACCAGTTTCTAAACTTGGATTTTTTTCTCATTTAGATGGAGATTCAACTCATTTGTTAAGAGTTTGAATTAGTGATCATCATCAAGCTGTGTGTTATCTGATTCAGCTTGATGGGTTAATCTGACTGATATGAAGAACTGGAGGGAGATTGGTTGTTAAACTCTCTTGGTCCCTCAGCTTGATAGAGGGAACTAATGTAGGATATAAGCTTTAGTGGCAGctaattttgtttttgtaaCATTATGCACAGTTGGCTTCTGATATTCTTAGCTTTGTTGGGTTTGTGATCATGTAAATATCTCTTTATATGTGAAATAATGCGAGAGTTAAAAGGTAAATCttttaatttccaaaaaaaGATCCAGCTTTCATTCCTAaattaactttttcttttatatcCCTTGATTCTTGGCTCAATAACCAACAAGGAACTAGTTTTTGATAGCTAAACCTCTCAAAAGGGTATCGTTTTCTCTTTTGGGAAATCAAGAAAATGCTCATTAAATTTGAAAAGGCAGATCAGAGGCGATAtttaaagaaacaaaaaataaataaataaataactttggtcatacatatatgtattatacATATCAGTTCAAGCCAAAGTTAAAACAGTTCTAATACCACCTTATGCTTcaatgagaagaaaaaaaaaagttgtgggGCTAAATGGTGACATACCACCAAAACTGAAGTAGATAAACATGAATAAAATTCCATGAAGGCCAAGTTGCTTTCCTTTTCAAACAGAAGGGATCCAAACAACTTGCAATAAAGTTGTATTGGAGACTTTTTAGTCCTTAATTTTTTCCTTTTCCCTCACCGTATTCCCTTTTATTTCACATTATCTTCTAGTATCAATTGGGTttgtaataaattcttgaatGGAAAAAATCAATGTCAAAATCAAGCAAGTGACTCCACTTTTCCAAGTGGCCTTGGCAATATTAGAATTATTATGTAGCATTAACCTAGTTTGCATCTTATTTCAATACTTTCTCTACACCATCATGTCTTTAGTCCATCATTTTACAAAATTCTAGATTTATCACACAAGTTCTTTATTTTGTGAGAATTGATGAGTagtattttatcatttataagCTACTACATCAGTTAATACTTTAAATTAGATATTGAATATGAAAAGCTACCTAAATAGGACATAAAGTTTTGTGAATTAGTAGATAAATACGAACTTTCTTTTT
Encoded here:
- the LOC115709547 gene encoding cyclic dof factor 3, with the translated sequence MLESKDPAITLFGMKIPLPCENEAPAVSGDDLASQPSEREVDNDDDEEPEKDSSARSVSDEDSEQEGDLCPQTDYSRNLDSIPGSSSVNPKTPSINEESSKSKLQMTDKEHGDATNTNNSQEKTLKKPDKILPCPRCNSMDTKFCYYNNYNVNQPRHFCKACQRYWTAGGTMRNVPVGAGRRKNKNSASHYRHISISEALHAARIDASSNGSHHTGLKTNGRVLSFGIDSPICDSMASVLNLADKKVLSGNRNGYYKTEGKENNGDDCSSVSSVTISNTTDETGKNCPQEPQMHNINGQRFPSVPCLPGVPWPYPWNSGVPPPAFCPPGFPMSFYPGAYWNCPVPGTWNVPWFTPQPSSPNQKSPSPGSGSNSPTLGKHSRDGDTLNSDSCENEEPPKQKNGSVLVPKTLRIDDPSEAAKSSIWATLGIKNDSISGGGMFKAFQSKTNDKKGIAETSPVLRANPAALSRSLNFHENS